In Cryptomeria japonica chromosome 5, Sugi_1.0, whole genome shotgun sequence, the genomic window ACCGAGTCTCATTATAGTTTGACAGAAAATGCGTAGTGTCGACATTTTAAGCATAGTTTGATGCAACTTATAGATATCTAAAAGTAAATTATGAAGAATGAGAGTTACCAGCAAGAAGCTAGAGGAGAATCGTAAACAAACATCATATCAAGCGAACTAAAAGAATGCTGAAAGGAGGAGCTACAGAAACTTAAAATATATATTGAAACACTTCAATCTTGATATGAACTTTATCTTGATTTGTTGTCTGCTATCTGTGTGCTTTATATTTTTCTTGCATAAGATCTAAAGAAATAAGATGTCAGATAAAGACTTACAGTAACTTTATCTAATTAAAGTCGAAGATAGATAACACAATAATACATCTAGTTTTCATAATATAGATTTAAATGACTTATTGATAGAAtcgataattatttaattatataaactGAAACTAAAATGATTTGTTTCCAATCTAATTCATAATAAAAATTAATAAGAAAGTCTAAAAATTTATCATATGAAACCTTGTATAGGTCTGTGCATCCCAGAGATTTGAATTGTAAAAAGACGGTGAAACAATACATCTAATATGCATTAAAATGACTTATTGATAGaatcaataattatttaattatacaaACTGAATCCAAAACGTCTTCTTTCCAATCcaacttaataaaaattaacaGGAACGTCTAAAATATTATCATAATGGAACCTTGTATAGGTCTGTGCATCCTGAGAGATTTAAGGGTCAAACAATACATCTAGTTTTCATAATATACATTAAAATGACTTATTGATAGaatcaataattatttaatttttacaAATTAAAATCAAAATGATTTGATTCCAATCCAACCCATATTAAAAAGTAACAGAAAAGTCTAAAAATTTATCATAATAGAACTTTGTATAGATCTGTGCATCACCAGAGATTTGAATAGAAGAAAGACGGTGAAACAATAAGTGACGACAGCTGCGAATCAGGAATAGTTTTCTGAAGGTAACGACACTGGACAGTGTGAGATAGCTTAAACAGCAAGCCTACTTACCTGGAGAAAACTGTGATTTTGGAGTACTCTTCTGAAGGTAGCGTGGGTGTGCCTGAGCTGGACGCCAAACAACTTCTATACAAAGTGGCGGAACTTAACTCATCACTGCGTTGCAAGGGATCGGCAGACAAATACAAAGCTACTGCCATGCTAAGTGGAATACAAGGCAATGACGCTTCCAATCTCAAAACCTTGATTACCTCCCTCATTGCAGGCCTGGCCTTGGAGTCTGGATTACAACACCACAACCCCACAACCATCAATCTCTATATTTCTTCAGCGTTGAACACACCTCGGAGGCTCTCGGCCGCTGCTTCCAAAATTCTACCCTCAGCGTGTAGATACCACACCCAATCAATGAGCCTCATGTTATGATTCTCTTGCAGCCTCTGATCCAAAGCCCGCCTTCCACAGGCTATTTCCAGAGCAACAACTCCGAAGCTGAAGACATCGGACTCACGGTTTGACTTTCCTGTCACAAAACATTCAGGTGCCAAGTATCCCAATGTCCCTGCAACCAACGTGGTGTGGGAAGCTGCGTCAATATCGCGCTTCACAAGCCGCGCTAGCCCAAAATCCCCTAGCTTTGCATTGAAATCGGAATCTAACATCACATTGCTGGACTTGATGTCTCTGTGCAGAATACATTGGTCCCAATCCTCATGAAGATAAACAATTGCTGAGGCTATGTCGCACGCAATGTTGTATCTGAGGTTCCAGTAAAGAACAGGGGAATCCCCAAAAATGTGCTTGTCCAGACTTCCGTTTGGCATAAACTCATAGACTAAAACGAACTTTCCCTTTTCATGACACCATCCTAAAAGCTGCACCAGATTGCGGTGCCCGAGCCGGCTGATTATGTTTACCTCTGCAACATATTCCTTCTTTCCCTGTGTCGATGCTTCAGATATATGTTTCACGGCCACGACCTCCCGCGACTCCTGCAAAACCCCTTTGTACACAGAGCCGAAGCCTCCTCGCCCAAGCTTCTCTTCCTCTCTGAAGCCTTTCGTGGCGGCGCTGAGCTCAGAGAATGTGAACTTTCTTGGCCCTTGACATAACTGCTAGTCCAGTGCCATCTCGCTTTCGTTTTCAACCGTGGATTGTCCCCTTCTTTTGGTATGCCGCCGCCATCGCCAGACGCCAAGCAAGGCTAAGCCGCAAACTACGGCCAAGCCTGGAACGATAACTGCTATCAGAATAATGTTAGAGGCTTTTCCTTTGAACTCTATGTCCTGGACTCCGGTTGCCGGACCCTGGATGTCAACTTCCGGGATTTCATTTCCTGGACCCTGGATAGGCATGGAGGAAGCATTCCAGGAGGCCTTACAGGATAAATTCCATGAGAGCAAGGTATGACGGTTTGTTCCCAACGAAGTAGAAGCCGAGAAGCCAACCATGGCGTTTTGAGGGAGAAACTTCGCCAGATCTAAATCATGCAACAAAATTGGAGCAGCTAATTTCGTGCTGTTATGTGACAAAAATAGCTGAAGCTTCTTCGCTTTCCCGTCGTAATCCACCCACGCGTCCCATATTTTCCCGTCTCTGAGACTTCCATCCATCACCGTAGCATTTGCCTCAGAAACCACTGTGTTGACATCGATTCCCACATGGTTGTCGTTGGGGTCAAAGGAATTTTGATCTGTGTCGAATTCTACGGCAAGTAGCTGATTTGCAGGGTTGCCCACTGTGTTATTGTTGAAGAGACCCAGATACTTTCCAGCGGAGAGCTCCGGGGCCTTGAATCCCACCGGCGCCATAAAGAAAGCCAGCCCTCCTCCTGAGCCGAACTCGTTGTCATCTGGTTTAATGATGAATTGAAAGTGTGTGGTAAAACTTACAACGTCGCCTAAAGTGTCGCTCCATATTGGAATCGAACTATCGTAAACCGCCCAACCGGCGCTGTAAGTTTTGTTGTTTCTAGTAGTGGTGAGTTTGACACCTCCTTGAAAGGGCCGAAAGTAGGCGTCATAGAAGAGCCTGATATGGCTATCAACGGAGTCATCGTCGGGTGGGAAACTAAAAGTAACGCTGGTTCCTGCTTGGGCGGTTACATAACAAAGAGCTGAGAAAACCAGAGCCATCCTGATTTTGGAGAACCTCCTCATTTTCTCTAGTCTCAATTGACGTGGTGTACTGAGACGTCAGGGGAAAAAGACTACTTTTGTATAATCACTGCATAATGATAAGGTTTGAAGTTTTAAATTTTGAAGAAAGGGGAACTGTATAAAAACAAGAGAAATAATGAGGGGTTACAGATATCCATTACTAAAGCAGTCGTAGAAACTAAGTTGCATACATCAGTTGAACATAACCTAAACTTAAAAGAATTTTGAGATAAGGTCAAAAGTTTTTTCTCCTCCCAGAACGTTTGAAGGGCCACATGATTAGGAGCTTCACAATTTAATAAAATATTGGTATGAGACATATTTTATTCGAAAGATTCCTACATTAATATTCAACACGTACCCACTCGCTTCCCcacaataattatttttatttattgaagTATGTTGACTCGAACATGAGACTCGGCGAAATTTCCTCAAAGTATGGTGCGTTCTTTTGCGTCTACATTCGACCAATGACCGAAAATTCAAAGACGTGTTTAAGATTGTGTGAATCCACTTCGTAGAAGTCATTGGTATTCGAATGGAATATAACTGATTATTGGATTATATGAATGCTTCATAATGAATCTTTAAGTGTAATGTGATCTttatgatcaactcattttccacaTTATCTAAAAGATTTTCAAAATTCTTTAGATCTTAAAAGTGATGGAttagtaatattttttttaaatataattttatagACTTTAATTACTTTTATCTAATTTTTCTACATTAAAAAAttgatatattattatttttttaaatcgtCAATTGAATCACAAGAACTGAATCCTAACTCCATGTTTTCATGTCGTAACAAGAGTTGTGTTACAGCAAAAGTCCATGCCTTATGCAAAAATTAAAACATTGTAAAAAAATAGgagatttatttttatgtttaaaacATTTGAGCGATGCATGAAAATAGTTGAGATAAAAGTTTTAATCATTATTGTTTTTCATTTGGACTTGAATAAAGCCAAAGTTTCAAAAGACAATATTTTCGTAAATGTGACCAAGAATGCTAGCCAAATAATTTCTTCATAAAATGTGGAAGTGTAGCTTTTGAaacacaaacaacataaaatatcattattttagaagaaaacaaaGTAGCATTGTTCCATTATTGGTAAGGGCAAGAAACCATTTGAGCAATAATCCTCCAACAATGCCCTTATGGATTGGTGTTGAAGTCTCTGCCTTGGACAAAAACAAGAGACGTGGAAAGGTTGAAAGTAAGCTTACTAAGGTGGAACAAGGATTGTATAGGAAGTATTAACTCTAGCTAGCAATATTCATAAAAACTTATAATCAAGCAATTGaataaaatagaatattatttaaaatttcttATTTGAGAAAAGGATTTTTAAGAATTAAGTAAGAAGACCAATTTTCTttgtttataaaaaataaatattttataatctTCTCTTACACCGCCAAACATTAGAAATGGAAGAAAATTTGGAACACTGCCAAACATTAGAAATGGAAGAAAATTTTCTCTGACACTAATTTCTAGGCAGAACTAATAGGAAAAAAAGTTATATGTGAAAACATTAGTCTCCGCCTATAGATAGGCGGGACTAATAAATGACGACTACTACCATCCACCTTGTTGACAATTTGCTAGACACGACGTTGTGAGGTGCGATCGCGGAAATTGCTAAAATGGATAACACTTTAATATTAAATGGTCCCGCTATAGTCAAGCTTTAATCGCTTAATTCATTTCGCCCGATGACGTCACGGAACATTTTAGTTACCGGGTCAAACGCATTTAGACAAGAATGAGATGGTGGAAGCGACCTTTTATAACGACAGACTGGACGGATCGATTCGATCAAATTTGGATTTCCAAAATACATACATGGTAATAATAGAAGCGTATTTGCCTCGGGTGAGGATGGATACCCCAAGTTTCTTAATAGGAAAGCAAAAGAAAAGACAGATTGGTTTGAGTAATATGGGATTATTTTGTATTTCTTGTGGGAGGTATCTAACTGTGTTATAAACAAGGCATACATATTTTACCTTctagtgggatttgaacttgtgacctctctttcaagagcatgAGTTCTCTCACTCCATGGAAAAAGCTTTGTCAAATAGACTTCAttaattctttgtttgtttgttttgtttttgatagttTGATTGTTGAAGAGTGTAAAGAGATATAACATTAtggttatatttttatattatttattaggTATTATTTTTGTAttgtgattgacaaagtaaaataaattaattaaaattaaaattaaaatttttaaaaattatattttaatctcGAGATCATAAATCgacaataaaaattaaaataatcgtatttgatatttttgatgaaaatttaagTTGATAATAAAATTAGTACATAATCAAAGAATATTAAAGTTGATATTGAAATAAATATAGCATTAATCAAGTTATTGGCAAATTTTTTCACAATTAAATGAAGGCATTAATTCTTAGTACACCCCACACACATATTATAAACATGTATTCTCCATTGTCTTTTTTAGTAAGTGCCACTTTTGATTTGCTAGTTGTTATATATGTTTTTTCAGATACAAAACCTTTGTTAATTACTCCATTGTTTGACAATTGTTCTCTTTGTAATGACATGTTGGGAGTCCTCATCATTCAACATAGTTGTATATGGTTTATTGTATGCATTATAAAAAAAAAGAACATTCTTTTTTTGGTTGCATGGTAATTTTGTTCTTTATTCAAATTTCATGTTTAGAGGCTCTTATAGAGTATTAAATTAGTGAAGAAGCTACTAGtgtcattttttattttgttagAAACGTTGTTGTATTGATCAACATTTTATGTATTGTATCTCCACTGCTTTTGctcaaataaatattataatatactttgtttagtgattttttttttctatttattcctACAAATGTTCTTAATAACATGAGAGCATTGTAATGTTTGTTTTGATATAAATCAATAGTAATCACTAGTGTTGCAATGTTTTGTTTtgttaaatgttatcattgttataAAACCTAATGTGTTTTATGAAATGTTCATTTTTGAAATCTTATATCTTTGCAACTTGTTTCTTCTTTGAAACTAACAATTGATATCGAAGCATTGATAAGTTAGAAAATTTGTCTTCTTTAAGAGAAACCAACAAACAAAAAGTGTTATTTCCTAATAGAGAAGTGAAAAATTTGTGACAAAAGAACCTGTGATGATGGAAAAAGGAAACATAATAAAACCTAATAAGAAACCACAAAAACTCTAGAATTTTACTAAAACCAAAATCACTAATGAAACTTTAAAAACTAGATTTAAAGCTAAACACAAgttatacttttcaaatgcaaatttcTCTTTTTTGTCTCATTATGTCCTATCTCTTGAGAACTTGATGTTGATTGATATAATTATTCTCTCAAAATTTGCACTCCTTTGTTCCAAGATGACTCCAAGATGAATGGACTTGCGGTTGATTGATGCAAAGAAAAAATGATTCTACAATGCAAGGCTATGGTGATGATAAGATGCAATGAGAAAGATATGATGATGCTAATAACAATGATGGATTGATGTTAATGATATGAAAGTTATGCAAAATGAAATAGTCCAAGTACAATGCAATAATGGAAATTGAAATGCTATACTAATGAACTTGCAAATGCCTACATGATAATGTAAGAGTAAATCCAAAGGCACGCTTTGACATTGCTACGATCTCCTAAGCTCTTGAAAACAACATGAAAGTATATCAAACACACTAGACTCAAATGAAGATGAGAGGCTTCCTTTTTATAGGCAATTCATGGCTTAGATCCAAGGTGGAAGAAATCAATGGTTGAGAATTGGTCTTAtgaaatggagggccaagatctaATTGGTTGGGTGGGGGGAGAGATAAAAGGAGGATGTTCCTACTATTGACAAGATGGAGGAATATCCGGGACAAGGATCCACATGGCAAGATGCTCACAAAGACCATGAGATAAAGGTGCAAGAAGGAGTCTAAGTTGTAACCTCATGTTCCCATGCGGCTACTTCACTCCATTTTCTGCTTAATTTTAAGCAATTGGAGGGTTCCCATGCAAATTAAAAATTGTTGGTaaaggataatttagaatctttttcTATTTAAGTGGAGAAGCTATTATTTAGGAATTAAAAATAAGTTGTGGGAAAATAAGGGGGGTTGGAAATAAGCAGCAACTGCATATTGCCAAAATTGCCACGTGGCTCCACAAATTTGTTTCCCTTTTTTTTAacatttaatttctattttttcttgtgcactaattattactaatattattaataccaattttaatattttccttaaaaataagaagaaaaataaatactCATGGGGCCACTAGCTCcacaaatatttccttaaaaagtTGAGCATTAGCTGCTAGCAAAAATAAGCTAAGCAACTGCATAGGAACATGTTGTAAGGAGGTTGGAGGGAATATAGGATCCATGAGAAAAGTGTCTTATGAGTCTTCTTTGACTAGGATGATGTGCAGAAACCAATATCTATAATGTAGGGAAGGTTGAGAGGAAGTAGGAAATGGAGTGCCATATATGTCTCCAATCCCATTCGACTAGGAGGTCTGTTGAGGATAgatggataattaaatattagtaaTATTAATTTTGCTAGCAACATGGAGGTGAGGTGTAAGATGATGTGTAGGATGATGTGGATTTTAAGAGTGTAACTTTGtcttagaagaataattaaataattaggaTTATCTAATTAGAGATAACTTTAGAAGAAtcgttatatttaattaaataaattaaaatttatttagttattgaaaggatgggatgaatgtgaatcaaataaataaattggtATATTTATTCATTGATAGAGtgataagaattaaataaataataaatatttatttaatttatcttgaGCCATTTTTTAGGTGCATACAAGTCCCAATAGAgagaatttgattttgataaagaaatatggtaGCCAAATAATTCAAGTTTAGCTTGACCTTAAATTCCTACATTTAAAGATGAAAACTATGATTTCCAAAATATAAAAATCAAAACCTTATTTATGTCATAATATTTGTGGGAGTTAGTGGAACATAGTTTTATGAACTCTACAGAAGCTCAAGTTATTGTAGCCTTAACTCGAGCATAGAAAGATCCATTGAAAGAGAATAGAAAAAAGACTTAAAAGCCTCATTTTGCATCCAATAGGCTATGCATGTGTCAACTTTCCCAAGAATAGTTGCAAGTTTGCAACTACAAAACCCAACCAATCTTAGTATTTTCTATTGAATGCTTTTTAGGAAATAAACCAAGTGAAAATAATCAAACTTCAAATTTTGGGTAGGGAATTTGAAAACTGGTTCATATGAAAGATTCAAAACCCGTGAAAGAGTTTTTTATTTGTGTGATGAGTTTAGTCAATCAAATTAGTTCCTATGGAGAAAATTTAGTTGATTACAAAGTTAATGGAAAAATCCTATTGTTTCTCCCTCCCCAATTTGATCTTGTTGTAATAGATATTGAGGAATGAAAAgaattagatttattttctatAAATGTGATTATGTGTTCTCCTCAAACCTATGATCAAAGAATAAACAAGTATGCTAAAAATTAGTTGAATAGGTCTTTCAAACCAAGATAATtatatcaaaggaaaaggaaaaagcatCACAAGAGACATTTCAAAGGAGTATAAGAAAGTTCAAAGGAAGAGGATGAAACAACAATTTCAATAGAAGAGATAGTAGTGGACAAAGTAGAAATTATTATGGAGGAAAAATTTCAATAGAAGAGGTAGTAGTGGACAAAGTAGAAATTATTATGGAGGAATAAATTAGAGTGATGGTTAAAAAAGTAGTCAAAATTATGACTAATAACATGTTCAGTGTTACTATTACAAATTGTTTGGGTATTATGAACGATATTATTGTAAAAATAACTAGCATAtctataatttataaataaaatttatgtaaatGACACCGAGAGatatcaatttaattgttttttaccTTTAGCATGGTTAATATTTACTAGAATTTAGacttattttagaatatgaaatgatttctatggaaaaacaaaagcttaaaacataattttttaaattagaagtttcttttaaatgtagatttaaaaatataatttttagagtTTGTGAAATGATTTGCACACAAAAAAAtaaaagtttcttttaaatctacatttaaaaacataattttttaaattagaagttttttaaaatttagatttaaaaatataattgttttttacatttaataaataataataaaatgaagttgctttttaatttagatttggttcttttaaatctagatttaaatatatatattttttgtatttaataaataataataatagaaagtttctttttaatttggattttagtctttaacttatttttaaattatccgTTATCTACTCATAATAATAATAGGAAgttgctttttttttttcaataaaagtggattattccactaaacttttttattaatattttttttaattttttacacaagattcaaagagcataccagaggaaagaatcCTAAGAAGAAAACCTCcgatcacagctcataaaataaacctatatatCTAACGGATCAGTTTATGCACCttacccaaaaccacatacaaaatgaggtcacaacacatataatattagttttgcatagagcccatatgacaatttgccaaaaaaacccatcggataattttcaactGTAGACTCCACAActactatcaatggaagaagacaaaattttccaaaggcctgtgccaaatcccatgagccaaaaaccttcctgccaaaaaagaaagtatcaaaaaacttttggaaaaacactattgtatcaaatactatgagctcgaactctccttcagacaacaaacatgaatacttgaaatgaaaggggaaagtgggaataattatcatcataaagttttacatcaacattactcaaaaaAATCctataactattgctgcaaaccttcccataccctagaaggaatttccccaaaacccacctcttgctgattagcattgctatcaatggctaaatttgccaaataatccgcaatcttattaacttctctgtaacaatgggataccaagaaagattcaaacaaatctaatttttgtaaa contains:
- the LOC131042675 gene encoding L-type lectin-domain containing receptor kinase IX.1-like, translated to MALVFSALCYVTAQAGTSVTFSFPPDDDSVDSHIRLFYDAYFRPFQGGVKLTTTRNNKTYSAGWAVYDSSIPIWSDTLGDVVSFTTHFQFIIKPDDNEFGSGGGLAFFMAPVGFKAPELSAGKYLGLFNNNTVGNPANQLLAVEFDTDQNSFDPNDNHVGIDVNTVVSEANATVMDGSLRDGKIWDAWVDYDGKAKKLQLFLSHNSTKLAAPILLHDLDLAKFLPQNAMVGFSASTSLGTNRHTLLSWNLSCKASWNASSMPIQGPGNEIPEVDIQGPATGVQDIEFKGKASNIILIAVIVPGLALCQGPRKFTFSELSAATKGFREEEKLGRGGFGSVYKGVLQESREVVAVKHISEASTQGKKEYVAEVNIISRLGHRNLVQLLGWCHEKGKFVLVYEFMPNGSLDKHIFGDSPVLYWNLRYNIACDIASAIVYLHEDWDQCILHRDIKSSNVMLDSDFNAKLGDFGLARLVKRDIDAASHTTLVAGTLGYLAPECFVTGKSNRESDVFSFGVVALEIACGRRALDQRLQENHNMRLIDWVWYLHAEGRILEAAAESLRDSKARPAMREVIKVLRLEASLPCIPLSMAVALYLSADPLQRSDELSSATLYRSCLASSSGTPTLPSEEYSKITVFSRRGKRQVDGGPVAANTGAAGTTAGATDGTTASAEQFTVLQSQERFPKTWMLIPHLTQAERDHISRCGLSSLLDMPQPLINQGLLIALAKRWHSEHNTFHLPTEEMTMTPEDVYQILQIPVMGDLVYYDLSERGGTEALCRVFEDDKIGGYDIAWQEMLELGFPRLTRPDEPEPVFDEDDERPRCRAPRRQRDGRDRDDSRDGDGYGGDAGD